A region of Mesorhizobium sp. AR02 DNA encodes the following proteins:
- a CDS encoding aspartate aminotransferase family protein, giving the protein MSKVQPAAQDVDARRQSHLFYLSSLRRPLIDRAEGIYMWTQDGRRFIDGSSGPMVANIGHSNRNVLDAMKRQMDRATFAYRLHFENEPAEELARELAGKLPDGMDRIFFVSGGSEATESCIKLARQWAVATGQASRWKVITRFPSYHGGTLGSLSVTGDDALAETFEPMMRVMPTVPAPTAWRDRDNLSLEQRGVRYADMLEEKILAEGPESVVAFIMEPIGGAATAALVAPDSYYARIREICDRYGILLIHDEVMSGAGRTGKFLGGDHWNCKPDIVALSKGLGSGYAPLGALAAPMRLVQPLLASGGFQHGHTYAGNPLACAAGLAVLGEMDRLDLIANAAAMGDVLMDGLKGLARRFPFIADVRGKGLLTGAEMVADPETLRPIDQSKKATQRLLDLAYDRGLIIYGRRVKGGVDGDNFMVAPPMIVTSEQVGEIVSIIGDSLEALAAELDLPVEGRG; this is encoded by the coding sequence ATGTCGAAAGTCCAGCCTGCCGCTCAAGATGTCGACGCCCGGCGCCAATCGCATCTGTTCTACCTCTCCAGCCTGCGCCGGCCGCTGATCGACCGCGCCGAAGGCATCTATATGTGGACGCAGGACGGCCGCCGCTTCATCGATGGCTCGAGCGGGCCGATGGTGGCCAATATCGGCCATTCCAACCGCAATGTGCTCGACGCCATGAAACGGCAGATGGACCGCGCCACCTTTGCCTATCGGCTGCATTTCGAGAACGAGCCGGCCGAGGAACTGGCGCGTGAACTGGCCGGCAAGCTGCCGGACGGCATGGACCGCATCTTCTTCGTCTCGGGCGGCTCCGAAGCGACGGAATCCTGCATCAAGCTGGCGCGGCAATGGGCGGTCGCCACCGGCCAGGCCAGCCGCTGGAAGGTGATCACCCGCTTCCCCTCCTATCATGGCGGCACGCTGGGTTCGCTGTCGGTCACCGGCGACGACGCGCTGGCCGAAACCTTCGAGCCGATGATGCGGGTGATGCCGACCGTGCCGGCGCCGACCGCCTGGCGCGACCGCGACAATCTTTCGCTGGAACAGCGCGGCGTCCGCTATGCCGACATGCTGGAGGAGAAGATCCTCGCCGAAGGTCCCGAAAGCGTCGTCGCCTTCATCATGGAGCCGATCGGCGGCGCTGCCACGGCCGCTCTTGTGGCACCGGACAGCTATTATGCGCGCATCCGCGAGATCTGCGATCGCTACGGCATCCTGCTCATCCATGACGAAGTGATGAGCGGCGCCGGCCGCACCGGCAAATTCCTCGGCGGCGACCACTGGAACTGCAAGCCCGACATCGTCGCGCTGTCGAAGGGGCTGGGCTCGGGCTATGCGCCGCTCGGCGCACTGGCCGCCCCGATGCGGCTGGTGCAGCCGCTGCTTGCTTCCGGCGGCTTCCAGCATGGCCACACCTATGCCGGCAATCCGCTGGCGTGTGCTGCCGGGCTCGCCGTGCTTGGCGAAATGGACAGGCTCGACCTGATCGCCAATGCCGCCGCCATGGGCGATGTGCTGATGGACGGGCTGAAGGGACTGGCGAGGCGCTTTCCCTTCATCGCCGACGTGCGCGGCAAGGGTCTGCTCACCGGTGCCGAAATGGTTGCCGATCCGGAGACGCTACGACCGATTGACCAGAGCAAGAAGGCCACGCAGCGGCTGCTCGACCTCGCCTATGATCGCGGGCTGATCATCTATGGCCGCCGGGTCAAGGGTGGTGTCGATGGCGACAATTTCATGGTCGCGCCACCGATGATCGTCACCAGCGAACAGGTCGGCGAGATCGTCTCCATCATTGGCGACTCGCTGGAGGCTCTGGCCGCCGAGCTCGACCTGCCGGTCGAAGGCCGGGGCTAG
- a CDS encoding 3-keto-5-aminohexanoate cleavage protein produces the protein MAPRKVIITCAVTGSVHTPSMSPYLPVTPDQIAADAIAASEAGASILHLHARDPKDGRPTADPDVFMQFLPRIKQATDAVINITTGGSSLMTLDQRLAAPLRAEPEMCSLNMGSMNFALFPMLDKPREWQHEWEPKLLEATRDTIFKNTFADMEGVLERLGKGCGTRFEFECYDVGHLYSLAHFRDRGLVSGPLFIQFVLGILGGIGADPDNLIHMKRIADKLFGDSYQFSVLAAGRQQMPLISIAAAMGGNVRVGLEDSLYDGRQLAKSNADQVRRIRGILDGLSLEVATPAEAREMLALKGGDRVAF, from the coding sequence ATGGCGCCGCGAAAAGTCATCATCACCTGCGCCGTCACCGGCTCGGTGCACACGCCTTCAATGTCGCCCTATCTGCCGGTGACGCCGGACCAGATCGCGGCGGATGCGATCGCGGCGTCGGAAGCCGGTGCCTCGATCCTGCATCTGCACGCCCGCGATCCCAAAGATGGCCGCCCAACCGCAGATCCGGACGTGTTCATGCAGTTCCTGCCGCGCATCAAGCAGGCGACCGATGCGGTGATCAACATCACCACCGGCGGTTCTTCGCTGATGACGCTGGACCAGCGGCTGGCAGCACCACTGCGCGCCGAGCCCGAAATGTGCTCGCTCAACATGGGCTCGATGAATTTCGCGCTGTTCCCGATGCTCGACAAGCCAAGGGAATGGCAGCACGAATGGGAGCCAAAGCTGCTCGAAGCCACACGCGACACCATCTTCAAGAACACCTTCGCCGACATGGAGGGCGTGCTGGAAAGGCTGGGTAAGGGCTGCGGCACGCGCTTCGAATTCGAATGCTACGATGTCGGCCATCTCTATTCGCTGGCGCATTTCCGTGACCGCGGCCTGGTGTCGGGGCCGCTGTTCATCCAGTTCGTGCTCGGCATTCTGGGCGGCATCGGCGCCGATCCGGACAATCTCATCCATATGAAACGCATCGCCGACAAACTGTTCGGCGACAGCTACCAGTTCTCGGTGCTGGCCGCCGGCCGCCAGCAGATGCCGCTGATCTCGATCGCCGCGGCGATGGGCGGCAATGTCCGTGTCGGGCTGGAAGACAGTCTCTATGACGGCCGCCAGCTGGCGAAATCCAATGCCGATCAGGTGCGCCGCATCCGTGGCATTCTCGATGGGCTGTCGCTGGAAGTTGCCACGCCGGCCGAAGCGCGTGAGATGCTGGCTCTGAAAGGCGGCGATCGGGTAGCTTTCTAG
- a CDS encoding DUF523 domain-containing protein, with the protein MERVLVSACLLGSHVRYNGSYRLNNHPVLMRWQEEGRVVQICPEVAAGFSTPRPPAEIRGAADAVLHGQGRVVEQTGNDVTALYLEAGQLALELARETGCRYAVLTDGSPSCGSSFVFDGNFSGKHVAGRGTTTALLEANGIRVFSEDNIGDLDDLLNKRGSA; encoded by the coding sequence ATGGAAAGGGTTCTCGTCTCCGCCTGCCTGCTCGGCAGCCACGTCCGTTATAACGGCTCCTACCGGCTCAACAACCATCCGGTCCTGATGCGCTGGCAGGAGGAAGGGCGGGTCGTGCAAATCTGCCCAGAGGTTGCCGCAGGTTTCTCAACGCCACGTCCTCCGGCGGAAATTCGCGGTGCAGCCGACGCTGTGCTTCACGGCCAGGGTCGAGTGGTCGAGCAGACGGGAAATGATGTGACCGCACTTTATCTCGAAGCCGGGCAGCTTGCGCTCGAACTCGCCCGAGAAACAGGATGTCGCTACGCGGTTCTTACCGACGGCAGCCCGTCTTGCGGCAGCAGTTTCGTCTTTGACGGCAATTTTTCAGGCAAGCACGTAGCCGGTCGCGGCACGACCACCGCTCTCCTGGAAGCCAATGGCATTCGCGTCTTTTCGGAAGACAATATCGGCGACCTTGACGATCTCCTGAACAAGCGCGGCTCAGCCTGA
- a CDS encoding GNAT family N-acetyltransferase — MADKIQTASRDTVIRHGTVDDVETIHAALLRLGTHIGAHQEITSTSDDLRTYGFGEKPAFSTLIAEVGGQFAGLCLHFPIFSTWMGRPGVYVQDLYVEDRFRGRKIGERLLRRVAAECRKDGGVYLRLSVDTDNEGAKAFYERLGIAWSSYEQTQKILGEAFFAFADAPENGERE; from the coding sequence ATGGCAGACAAGATCCAGACCGCGAGCCGCGATACCGTCATCCGCCACGGCACCGTCGATGATGTCGAAACCATCCACGCCGCACTCTTGCGCCTCGGCACCCATATCGGCGCGCATCAGGAGATCACGTCCACATCAGATGATCTCCGCACCTACGGCTTCGGCGAAAAGCCCGCCTTCTCGACGCTGATTGCCGAGGTGGGCGGCCAATTCGCCGGCCTGTGCCTGCATTTCCCGATCTTCTCGACCTGGATGGGGCGGCCTGGCGTCTATGTGCAGGACCTCTATGTCGAGGATAGGTTTCGCGGCCGCAAGATCGGCGAGCGGTTGCTGCGGCGCGTTGCTGCTGAATGCCGCAAGGACGGTGGCGTCTATCTCAGACTTTCGGTCGACACCGACAATGAGGGCGCCAAGGCCTTCTATGAAAGGCTGGGCATTGCCTGGTCGAGTTACGAACAGACGCAGAAAATCCTCGGCGAGGCCTTTTTTGCCTTCGCCGACGCGCCGGAAAATGGGGAGCGGGAATGA
- a CDS encoding histone deacetylase family protein: MKAFYAEEQKRHDPKAFLSSGAAQPNPEKPERVERLLAGAKSAGCTIERPRNHGLGPVSAVHTPEYLDFLEHIFERWQRIEGASAEVIPNIHPIARSGSYPASAVGQAGYHMADTACPISGETWQSALWSAWSAVEAAETVMAGASAAYALCRPPGHHAFADVAGGFCFINNSAVAAQVLRKQVARVAILDLDLHHGNGTQGIFYARPDVLTVSLHADPVRFYPFFWGHADERGEGPGLGYNFNLPLPRKSADAAFLEALEVAFQRIRAFSPEALVIALGLDAFEGDPFGGLSVTTPGFSRIGEAIAKLGLPTVIVQEGGYLCDELGDNLTAFLTGFGGKAR, translated from the coding sequence ATGAAAGCCTTTTATGCCGAGGAGCAGAAGCGACACGACCCCAAGGCCTTCCTTTCCAGCGGTGCCGCGCAGCCCAATCCGGAAAAACCGGAGCGTGTCGAGAGATTGTTAGCCGGCGCAAAATCTGCCGGCTGCACGATCGAGCGGCCACGCAATCACGGCCTCGGTCCGGTTTCGGCGGTGCACACGCCCGAATATCTCGACTTCCTCGAACATATTTTCGAACGCTGGCAGCGCATCGAAGGCGCCTCGGCCGAAGTGATCCCCAACATCCATCCGATCGCTCGCAGCGGCTCCTATCCCGCCTCCGCCGTCGGACAGGCCGGCTACCATATGGCCGATACCGCCTGCCCGATCTCGGGCGAAACCTGGCAGAGCGCGCTGTGGAGCGCCTGGAGCGCGGTCGAGGCGGCGGAAACAGTGATGGCCGGAGCATCGGCCGCCTACGCACTGTGCCGTCCGCCCGGTCACCACGCCTTTGCCGATGTCGCCGGCGGCTTCTGTTTCATCAACAATTCGGCCGTTGCGGCACAAGTGCTGCGCAAACAGGTGGCGCGCGTGGCGATCCTTGATTTAGACCTGCATCACGGCAATGGCACGCAAGGCATTTTCTATGCCCGGCCCGATGTGCTCACCGTCTCGCTGCATGCCGATCCGGTGCGCTTCTATCCGTTCTTCTGGGGTCACGCCGACGAACGTGGCGAAGGCCCGGGCCTCGGCTATAATTTCAACCTGCCCTTGCCGCGCAAATCCGCCGACGCGGCGTTTCTGGAGGCACTCGAGGTGGCGTTCCAGCGTATCCGCGCCTTTTCACCGGAAGCGCTGGTGATCGCGCTCGGTCTTGACGCCTTTGAGGGCGATCCGTTCGGCGGGCTTTCGGTGACGACGCCGGGATTCTCGCGCATCGGCGAGGCCATCGCCAAGCTCGGCCTGCCGACGGTCATCGTCCAGGAAGGCGGCTATCTCTGCGACGAACTCGGCGACAATCTTACCGCCTTCCTCACCGGCTTTGGCGGCAAGGCACGATAA
- a CDS encoding cysteine desulfurase-like protein: MVDFPIEAVRGKFPALSLTDKGRRRIYLDNPAGTQVPQAVADAVSRCLLTTNANLGGYFETTIAAQAVVDEAHQAMADFLGAASPEEIIIGANMTTLTYHMSRTLGRTLKPGDEIILTRMDHEGNVSPWLQLAEDLGLVVRWLPFDERSWQVEEATLAGLLSDKVRLVALNYASNLTGSINRVKSLTAIAKQAGALVYVDAVQFAPHGLIDVQDLGCDFLICSAYKFFGPHMGILLGRREIIDGLKPYKCRCSSNGLPERFELGTPQIELMAGLTAAVEYFAELGAAAGEGASRRQKIAKAFEVAIAYENPLAQRLIDGLSDISGLTIHGITDPKRLGDRVPTVSFTVDGIVPETIVRQMNAENIFLWSGHNYAWEIVHQLGIPAEQGVVRIGIAHYNTAGEIDETLESVHRVIAMLRQQRS; encoded by the coding sequence ATGGTGGACTTTCCGATCGAGGCCGTGCGTGGAAAATTTCCAGCGCTTTCCCTGACCGACAAGGGGCGCCGCCGCATCTATCTCGACAACCCTGCCGGCACGCAGGTGCCGCAGGCTGTCGCCGATGCGGTGTCGCGCTGCCTGCTGACGACCAATGCCAATCTCGGCGGCTATTTCGAAACGACGATCGCGGCTCAAGCTGTCGTCGACGAGGCGCATCAGGCGATGGCCGATTTTCTTGGGGCGGCGAGCCCTGAGGAAATCATCATCGGCGCCAACATGACGACGCTGACCTATCACATGTCGCGCACGCTTGGCCGCACGCTGAAGCCTGGTGACGAGATCATCCTCACCCGCATGGATCACGAGGGCAATGTCTCGCCCTGGCTGCAACTGGCCGAGGACCTTGGTCTCGTCGTGCGCTGGCTGCCGTTCGACGAAAGGAGCTGGCAGGTCGAGGAAGCGACGCTGGCCGGGCTGCTATCCGACAAGGTACGGCTGGTCGCATTGAATTATGCCTCGAACCTGACCGGCTCGATCAACCGGGTTAAGTCCCTGACTGCCATCGCAAAACAGGCTGGCGCGCTGGTCTATGTCGACGCCGTGCAGTTCGCGCCGCATGGCCTGATCGACGTGCAAGACCTCGGCTGCGATTTCCTGATCTGCTCGGCCTACAAATTCTTCGGCCCGCATATGGGCATATTGTTGGGACGGCGTGAAATCATCGATGGCCTGAAGCCCTACAAATGCCGCTGTTCGTCCAATGGCCTGCCAGAGCGGTTCGAGCTTGGCACGCCGCAGATCGAGCTGATGGCCGGCCTCACGGCGGCGGTCGAGTACTTTGCCGAACTGGGTGCGGCAGCGGGCGAGGGTGCTTCAAGAAGGCAGAAGATCGCCAAGGCGTTCGAAGTCGCCATCGCCTATGAAAACCCGTTGGCGCAAAGGCTGATCGACGGCCTGTCCGACATTTCAGGCCTGACCATCCATGGCATCACCGATCCGAAACGGCTCGGTGATCGCGTGCCGACGGTCTCGTTCACCGTCGACGGCATCGTGCCCGAAACAATCGTTCGGCAGATGAACGCCGAAAACATCTTCCTGTGGTCCGGTCACAACTACGCCTGGGAGATCGTCCACCAGCTCGGCATTCCGGCCGAACAGGGCGTCGTGCGCATCGGCATCGCGCATTACAACACGGCGGGCGAAATCGATGAGACGCTGGAGAGCGTGCACCGGGTGATCGCCATGCTCAGGCAGCAGCGATCCTGA
- a CDS encoding aldo/keto reductase yields MHKRRLGRTDLLVTQICLGSMTWGQQNTEAEGHAQMDLAFSRGVNFIDTAELYPIPPKAETQGRTEKIIGSWMKAKGNRDKVILASKVVGRTASDWFRGDRPSQLVRADIFDAVDKSLAKLGTDYLDLYQIHWPERDIPWGANPTRVGAVGRRADADGAPANETPIAETLGVFDELVKAGKIRHFGLSNESSWGVMRFLAAADKGVGPRLTSIQNAYNLVNRTFEVNLAEVCEREQVSLLPYSPLAQGYLTGKYDHGARPHGSRSQLFNRGQRYETPNAAEVLLEYNELARSFGMEPALFANAYVSSRPFVTSNIVGATTIPQLEMALSSADVVWTEEMQKAVDAIHQRVGNPCP; encoded by the coding sequence ATGCACAAACGCCGTCTCGGTCGGACCGATCTTCTTGTCACCCAGATCTGCCTGGGCTCCATGACCTGGGGCCAGCAGAACACCGAGGCCGAAGGCCACGCACAGATGGACCTGGCTTTTTCGCGTGGCGTCAATTTCATCGACACCGCCGAGCTCTATCCGATCCCGCCCAAGGCGGAGACACAGGGGCGAACCGAGAAGATCATCGGCAGCTGGATGAAGGCCAAGGGCAACCGCGACAAGGTGATCCTTGCCTCCAAGGTCGTCGGCCGCACGGCCAGCGATTGGTTTCGCGGCGACAGGCCGTCGCAATTGGTGCGCGCCGATATCTTTGACGCCGTCGACAAGTCACTGGCCAAGCTCGGCACGGACTATCTCGACCTTTATCAAATCCACTGGCCGGAGCGGGACATCCCCTGGGGCGCCAATCCGACGCGTGTCGGGGCAGTGGGGCGGCGCGCCGATGCCGACGGCGCGCCGGCCAACGAAACGCCGATCGCCGAGACGCTTGGCGTCTTCGATGAACTGGTGAAGGCAGGAAAGATCCGCCATTTCGGCCTGTCGAACGAGAGTTCCTGGGGTGTCATGCGGTTCCTTGCCGCGGCGGACAAGGGCGTTGGCCCGCGACTCACCTCGATCCAGAATGCCTACAATCTCGTCAACCGCACCTTCGAGGTGAACCTTGCCGAGGTCTGCGAGCGCGAACAGGTGTCGCTGCTGCCCTATTCGCCACTGGCGCAAGGCTACTTGACCGGCAAATACGACCATGGCGCGCGCCCGCACGGCTCGCGCTCGCAACTGTTCAATCGTGGCCAGCGTTACGAGACGCCGAATGCAGCCGAAGTGCTGCTCGAATACAATGAGCTGGCGCGCTCCTTCGGCATGGAGCCGGCGCTGTTTGCCAACGCCTATGTGTCGAGCAGGCCTTTTGTCACGTCGAACATTGTCGGCGCGACGACCATTCCGCAGCTCGAAATGGCATTGTCTTCGGCGGATGTCGTCTGGACGGAAGAGATGCAGAAGGCGGTGGACGCGATCCACCAGCGGGTCGGCAATCCCTGCCCTTGA
- a CDS encoding DUF1993 domain-containing protein gives MTISMYEASVPVFSARLKALSSVLAAAEQNALDRKIDPQVFLTARLAPDMFALTRQVQIATDHAKGAPSRLAGREVPKYEDNEASFADLEARIAKTLALLATFSPADIDGSDDKVIELKLGGRETTLGGMQYLLHVAMPNFYFHLTTAYDILRHNGVPLGKATFLGSR, from the coding sequence GTGACCATATCGATGTATGAGGCATCCGTGCCCGTGTTTTCAGCCAGGCTGAAAGCACTTTCCAGTGTGCTGGCGGCTGCCGAACAGAATGCGCTTGACCGCAAGATCGACCCGCAGGTGTTTTTGACGGCGCGGCTTGCACCCGACATGTTCGCCTTGACCAGGCAGGTGCAGATCGCCACCGACCATGCCAAGGGCGCGCCGTCGCGGCTCGCCGGCCGCGAGGTACCGAAATACGAGGACAATGAGGCGAGCTTTGCCGATCTCGAGGCGCGGATAGCCAAGACGCTCGCGCTTCTGGCGACTTTTTCGCCAGCCGATATCGACGGTTCCGACGACAAGGTGATCGAGTTGAAGCTTGGTGGCCGCGAAACGACGTTGGGCGGCATGCAGTATCTGCTGCATGTGGCCATGCCCAATTTCTATTTCCACCTGACCACCGCTTACGACATCCTTCGCCACAATGGCGTGCCGCTGGGCAAGGCGACATTCCTCGGATCGCGTTGA
- a CDS encoding DUF1176 domain-containing protein, translating into MRRVLLAATALLSLAISGQAALAADDAPEAPYVDDRSSAEAVIRSLYSAINRHEFARAWGYYGDAKPAKDFDSFVKGYDGTDKVEVATGAISDEGAAGSIFYNVPVAIRATDKSGGEKVFAGCYTLRQVNAQIQAVPPFDPIHIEKGALKPSPANFEEALPPSCGEGPPRPKKDTALEQAKKAFLATYGNQCDKQFLGDEPEIFSIKYKDKDAKPGDPDKETRLFHFSCSAAAYNESSVYYMTDELSAVQQLQFAEPKMDIRYENNDSDGKLLGMSIVGFETTGWAVNSNYDPDTHTITTFNKWRGVGDASDSGTYLFRNGDFSLVQYDVDASYDGEENPQTVVDYNTAP; encoded by the coding sequence ATGAGACGCGTCCTTCTCGCAGCGACTGCCCTTCTCTCCCTTGCCATATCCGGCCAAGCGGCGTTGGCCGCCGACGACGCGCCCGAAGCGCCCTATGTCGACGACCGGTCTAGCGCCGAGGCGGTCATCCGCTCGCTCTACAGCGCCATCAACCGGCACGAATTCGCCCGGGCCTGGGGTTATTACGGCGATGCAAAGCCGGCTAAGGATTTCGACAGTTTCGTCAAGGGCTATGACGGTACCGACAAGGTGGAAGTCGCGACCGGTGCCATTTCAGACGAAGGTGCCGCCGGCAGCATCTTCTACAACGTCCCGGTCGCCATCCGTGCCACCGACAAGAGCGGCGGCGAGAAGGTCTTTGCCGGCTGCTATACGCTGCGCCAGGTGAATGCCCAAATCCAGGCCGTGCCACCCTTCGATCCGATCCACATTGAAAAGGGCGCGCTGAAACCCTCACCCGCCAACTTCGAGGAAGCGCTGCCGCCAAGCTGCGGCGAAGGCCCGCCGCGGCCGAAGAAGGATACGGCACTTGAGCAGGCCAAGAAGGCATTTCTGGCGACCTATGGCAACCAGTGCGACAAGCAGTTCCTGGGTGATGAGCCGGAGATTTTCTCAATCAAGTACAAGGACAAGGATGCAAAGCCCGGCGACCCCGACAAGGAAACACGGCTGTTCCATTTCTCCTGTTCGGCCGCGGCCTACAATGAAAGTTCGGTGTACTACATGACCGACGAGTTGTCGGCTGTGCAGCAATTGCAGTTCGCCGAACCCAAGATGGACATCCGTTACGAGAACAATGACAGCGATGGCAAATTGCTGGGCATGAGCATCGTCGGCTTCGAGACGACCGGTTGGGCGGTCAATTCCAACTATGATCCGGACACCCACACCATCACCACCTTCAACAAGTGGCGTGGCGTCGGCGATGCCTCCGACTCGGGAACCTATCTGTTCCGCAACGGCGATTTCTCGCTGGTCCAGTACGATGTCGATGCGTCTTATGACGGCGAGGAAAACCCGCAGACGGTCGTCGACTATAACACCGCGCCTTGA
- a CDS encoding alpha/beta hydrolase family protein — translation MAFRFLAPLNAFLAAAFFVCVAGHANALELKPFKDDLFAYPPALSSDSNGAYTVIDYREMRDINQRDEVPEKRVHAQYTDTGVRKVQQDLMLKTDAGDVRHVAVGKTEGAAVIVLYLHGQGGSRKQGVDDFTFGGNFNRIKNLMAGNGGLYLSPDFPDFGDKGAAQVAALIDHYAEQSPGAKIFVACGSMGGALCWKLAARNDTGRRINGLLLLGSLWDDSFLASPAFRRHVPVFFGQGSHDVVFPVANQEAFFRSIIARSKAYPYPTRFVRFETGTHGTPIRMVDWRGTLNWMLSKAP, via the coding sequence ATGGCTTTTCGTTTCCTTGCTCCACTCAACGCCTTCCTGGCCGCGGCATTTTTTGTTTGCGTCGCCGGCCACGCCAACGCGCTCGAACTAAAACCCTTCAAGGACGATCTCTTCGCCTACCCGCCCGCGCTCTCGTCCGACAGCAACGGCGCCTATACGGTCATCGACTATCGCGAAATGCGCGACATCAACCAGCGCGACGAGGTGCCGGAAAAGCGCGTGCATGCGCAATACACCGACACCGGTGTGCGCAAAGTGCAGCAGGACCTGATGCTGAAGACCGACGCCGGCGATGTCAGGCACGTCGCGGTCGGCAAGACGGAAGGTGCCGCCGTCATTGTGCTTTACCTGCACGGGCAGGGCGGCAGCCGCAAGCAGGGCGTCGACGATTTCACTTTCGGTGGCAATTTCAACCGCATCAAGAATTTGATGGCCGGCAATGGCGGGCTCTATCTCTCGCCGGATTTCCCCGATTTTGGCGACAAGGGCGCCGCACAGGTCGCGGCCCTGATTGACCACTATGCCGAACAGTCGCCGGGCGCGAAGATCTTCGTCGCCTGCGGCTCGATGGGTGGTGCGCTGTGCTGGAAGCTTGCTGCTCGCAACGATACCGGCCGGCGCATCAACGGGCTGTTGCTGCTCGGATCGCTGTGGGACGACAGTTTTCTCGCAAGTCCCGCCTTCAGGCGTCATGTCCCGGTCTTCTTCGGCCAGGGCAGCCATGACGTGGTCTTTCCCGTGGCGAACCAGGAAGCCTTCTTCCGCTCCATCATCGCCAGGTCGAAAGCCTATCCCTATCCGACCCGCTTCGTCCGCTTCGAGACAGGCACGCACGGCACGCCGATCCGCATGGTCGACTGGCGCGGCACGCTGAACTGGATGCTGTCGAAGGCGCCTTGA